From the Kogia breviceps isolate mKogBre1 chromosome 15, mKogBre1 haplotype 1, whole genome shotgun sequence genome, one window contains:
- the RFLNA gene encoding refilin-A isoform X1 gives MVGHLHLQGMEESLKEKSREGLLDSPDSGLPPSPSPSPPFYSLAPGILDARAGGSGASSEAPGPGEAKAPLPLPPSTPAREMRPRMLPVFFGESIEVNPEPTPEIRCNSEVKYASEKHFRDKVFYAPVPTVTAYSETIVAAPNCTWRSYRSQLTLEPRPRALRFRSTTIIFPKRARSSFRTTLHLSLGRPRRWFTASVQLQLCPRPGPGLLGPAPL, from the exons ATGGTGGGCCACCTGCATCTGCAGGGCATGGAGGAGAGCCTCAAGGAGAAGAGCCGGGAGGGCTTGCTGGACAGCCCTGACTCGGGgctgccccccagccccagccccagcccgccCTTCTACTCCCTGGCGCCTGGCATCCTCGACGCCCGCGCGGGGGGCTCTGGCGCCTCCTCGGAGGCCCCCGGACCCGGCGAAGCCAAAGCG cccctccccctccccccgagcACCCCGGCGCGCGAGATGAGGCCCCGGATGCTGCCCGTGTTCTTTGGGGAGAGCATCGAGGTGAACCCAGAACCCACGCCCGAGATCCG CTGCAATTCTGAGGTCAAGTACGCCTCGGAGAAGCACTTCCGGGACAAGGTCTTCTACGCGCCGGTGCCCACGGTCACGGCCTACAGCGAGACGATCGTGGCGGCGCCGAACTGCACGTGGCGCAGCTACCGCAGCCAGCTGACCCTGGAGCCGCGGCCGCGCGCGCTGCGCTTCCGGAGCACCACCATCATCTTCCCCAAGCGCGCCCGCAGCTCCTTCCGCACCACCCTGCACCTCAGCCTGGGCCGGCCGCGCCGCTGGTTCACGGCCAGCGTGCAGCTGCAGCTGTGCCCGCGGCCCGGGCCCGGCCTGCTGGGCCCCGCGCCGCTCTGA
- the RFLNA gene encoding refilin-A isoform X3, whose translation MRPRMLPVFFGESIEVNPEPTPEIRCNSEVKYASEKHFRDKVFYAPVPTVTAYSETIVAAPNCTWRSYRSQLTLEPRPRALRFRSTTIIFPKRARSSFRTTLHLSLGRPRRWFTASVQLQLCPRPGPGLLGPAPL comes from the exons ATGAGGCCCCGGATGCTGCCCGTGTTCTTTGGGGAGAGCATCGAGGTGAACCCAGAACCCACGCCCGAGATCCG CTGCAATTCTGAGGTCAAGTACGCCTCGGAGAAGCACTTCCGGGACAAGGTCTTCTACGCGCCGGTGCCCACGGTCACGGCCTACAGCGAGACGATCGTGGCGGCGCCGAACTGCACGTGGCGCAGCTACCGCAGCCAGCTGACCCTGGAGCCGCGGCCGCGCGCGCTGCGCTTCCGGAGCACCACCATCATCTTCCCCAAGCGCGCCCGCAGCTCCTTCCGCACCACCCTGCACCTCAGCCTGGGCCGGCCGCGCCGCTGGTTCACGGCCAGCGTGCAGCTGCAGCTGTGCCCGCGGCCCGGGCCCGGCCTGCTGGGCCCCGCGCCGCTCTGA